The Aythya fuligula isolate bAytFul2 chromosome 2, bAytFul2.pri, whole genome shotgun sequence genome contains a region encoding:
- the GPNMB gene encoding transmembrane glycoprotein NMB — protein sequence MLLWHPPVSDMFLQPIACLLFYPGFQDVLSNGRTPPVASYKQVQGWSSDQNNWNENLYPVWEEDDPRWKDCWKGGRVTAKLVTDSPALVGSNVTFVVTLQFPKCQEEDNDGNIIYQRNCTPDSPASQDQYVYNWTEWIDSCGWENCTGNHSHNVFPDGRPFPHNPGWRRRNFVYLFHTFGQYYETIGRSSVIFSVNTANITLGKHVMGVSIYRRGHSTYIPIARASAIYVVTEKIPIFVSMYQKHDRNISDSIFIKDSPIIFDVKIHDPSYYLNNSAISYKWNFGDGSGLFVASGATTPHTYALQGNFTLNLTVQAIIPVPCRPVTPTPPLPTSAAPSNSTYSAAAETMEDNPDGGCHIYRNGYYTAGLSIVEGILEVNIIQMTSIQMTESQAENSLVDFVVTCQGSLPTDVCTAVSDPTCQVSQGVVCDPVVITDECLLTIRRAFDEPGTYCINITLGDDTSQALASALISVNGGSSPGTTKGVFIFLGLLAVFASVGAFVLYKRYKQYKPIERSAGQAENQEGLSAYFSNFKAFFFPRSTERNPLLKTKPGIV from the exons ATGCTTCTGTGGCATCCTCCAGTGTCTGACATGTTCCTACAG CCCATTGCATGTTTGCTTTTCTATCCAGGGTTTCAAGATGTGCTGAGCAATGGAAGAACTCCTCCTGTTGCATCCTACAAGCAGGTACAAGGCTGGTCTAGCGATCAAAATAACTGGAATGAAAACCTTTATCCTGTCTGGGAGGAAGATGATCCCAGGTGGAAGGACTGCTGGAAAG gaGGAAGAGTGACAGCCAAACTGGTCACTGATAGCCCAGCACTGGTAGGATCCAATGTGACCTTTGTTGTGACTCTCCAGTTTCCCAAGTGCCAGGAGGAAGATAACGATGGCAACATTATCTACCAGAGAAACTGTACCCCGG ATTCCCCAGCTTCCCAGGATCAGTATGTCTACAACTGGACCGAATGGATTGACAGCTGTGGCTGGGAAAACTGCACAGGCAACCACAGCCATAATGTGTTCCCAGATGGGAGACCTTTCCCTCATAATCCTGGCTGGAGAAGAAGGAACTTTGTCTACCTGTTCCATACATTTG GTCAGTACTATGAAACAATTGGACGatcttcagtgattttttcAGTCAACACAGCAAATATCACTCTTGGCAAACACGTAATGGGAGTATCCATTTACAGGAGAGGGCACTCAACATACATTCCAATTGCAAGAGCAAGTGCCATTTATGTTGTAACAG AAAAAATTCCAATATTTGTGAGTATGTACCAAAAACATGACCGCAACATCTCAGACTCCATTTTTATCAAAGACTCGCCAATCATATTTGATGTGAAGATCCATGATCCCAGCTACTACCTAAATAATTCTGCCATTTCCTACAAGTGGAACTTTGGAGATGGAAGCGGCTTATTTGTAGCAAGCGGTGCCACCACACCTCACACCTATGCTCTGCAAGGAAACTTCACTCTGAATTTAACTGTCCAAGCTATTATACCTGTACCTTGCAGGCCAGTAACACCTACGCCACCACTGCCCACCTCAGCAG CACCTTCTAATTCAACctattctgctgctgctgagacaaTGGAAGACAATCCTGATGGAGGTTGCCATATTTACAGAAATGGATACTATACAGCTGGTCTCTCCATTGTAG AGGGAATCCTTGAGGTAAATATTATTCAGATGACAAGCATCCAGATGACAGAAAGTCAAGCTGAAAATTCACTGGTTGACTTTGTTGTTACCTGTCAAGGGAG TCTCCCCACAGATGTCTGCACAGCAGTTTCTGACCCCACGTGCCAGGTGTCTCAGGGTGTGGTATGTGACCCCGTCGTCATCACCGATGAATGCTTACTCACCATAAGGAGAGCTTTTGACGAACCTGGGACGTACTGCATAAACATCACCCTGGGGGACGACACAAGTCAAGCCCTTGCCAGCGCGCTGATTTCTGTGAACGGAG GATCATCCCCAGGAACAACAAAAGGTGTCTTCATCTTCCTTGGGTTGTTGGCAGTGTTTGCCTCTGTTGGGGCTTTTGTCCTTTACAA GAGATACAAACAGTACAAACCTATCGAGAGAAGTGCAGGACAAGCAGAGAACCAGGAGGGACTAAGTGCTTACTTCAGCaatttcaaagcctttttcttccctaggAGCACTGAGAGAAATCCTCTCTTGAAAACCAAACCAGGCATTGTTTAA